In one bacterium genomic region, the following are encoded:
- the ilvC gene encoding ketol-acid reductoisomerase, with protein sequence MATVYTERDGDLRPLEGKTVAVLGYGSQGHAQAQNLRDSGVGVVVGLRSGSPSWEGASSDGFTVRPTAEAAAEGDVVQVLIPDELQSAAYREAIAPALRPGKALAFSHGFNIHFGQIVPPADVDVFMIAPKSPGHLLRRVFTEGRGVPALLAIHQDATGGAKALALAYAAGIGSLRAGVVETTFKEETETDLFGEQAVLCGGVTSLVAAGYEILVDAGYQPEIAYFECLHELKLIVDLMYEGGMGRMRHSVSNTAEFGDYTRGPRVISEAVRAEMRKILAEVQSGAFAREWILENQAGRPLFTALARQGREHPIEDVGRRLRAMMSWLAPGGS encoded by the coding sequence ATGGCCACAGTGTACACCGAACGCGACGGCGACCTCCGGCCGCTTGAGGGCAAGACGGTGGCGGTCCTGGGTTACGGCAGCCAGGGCCACGCGCAGGCCCAGAACCTGCGCGACTCCGGGGTCGGGGTGGTCGTGGGGTTGCGTTCGGGAAGCCCCTCGTGGGAGGGGGCCAGCTCCGACGGTTTCACCGTGAGGCCCACCGCCGAGGCGGCAGCGGAGGGCGACGTGGTGCAGGTGTTGATCCCGGATGAACTGCAGTCCGCCGCCTACCGGGAGGCGATTGCACCTGCACTTCGGCCGGGGAAGGCCCTGGCCTTCTCTCACGGGTTCAACATCCACTTCGGGCAGATCGTTCCGCCGGCCGATGTGGATGTCTTCATGATCGCTCCCAAGAGCCCGGGGCACCTGCTGCGGCGCGTCTTCACCGAAGGGCGCGGAGTACCGGCGCTGCTGGCCATCCACCAGGATGCCACCGGCGGTGCCAAGGCGCTGGCGCTGGCCTACGCCGCCGGGATCGGTAGCCTGCGGGCCGGTGTGGTGGAAACCACCTTCAAGGAGGAGACAGAGACCGATCTGTTCGGCGAGCAGGCCGTGCTCTGCGGAGGGGTGACCTCGCTGGTCGCGGCCGGCTACGAGATCCTGGTCGACGCCGGGTACCAGCCCGAGATCGCCTACTTCGAGTGCCTGCACGAGCTCAAGCTCATAGTGGACCTCATGTACGAGGGTGGGATGGGGCGGATGCGCCACTCGGTCAGCAACACGGCCGAGTTTGGCGACTACACGCGCGGCCCTCGTGTGATCTCCGAGGCGGTGCGCGCCGAGATGCGGAAGATCCTAGCGGAGGTTCAATCCGGCGCGTTTGCCCGGGAGTGGATTTTGGAGAACCAGGCAGGCAGGCCGCTGTTCACGGCCCTGGCCCGTCAGGGGAGGGAGCACCCGATCGAGGATGTGGGGAGACGGCTGCGGGCGATGATGTCCTGGCTCGCGCCGGGAGGTTCCTGA
- the ilvN gene encoding acetolactate synthase small subunit, which translates to MSEPHSATISVLVRNAPGVLVRVAGLIRRRGINIHSLSVGPTEDPSTSRMTIVVDTAPERTELFAKQLRKLVEVLRATAIDGTPSVDRELALIKVNVTSGTRMEIMEIASVFRANIVDLTDRTMTIEVTGRTEKVDAMLTLLTRHGIREMARTGQVTLVRGPQNT; encoded by the coding sequence ATGAGTGAGCCTCACTCCGCAACGATCTCCGTACTGGTCAGGAACGCGCCCGGCGTGCTGGTGCGCGTCGCAGGCCTGATCCGGAGGCGTGGGATCAACATCCACAGCCTGTCGGTCGGGCCCACCGAGGACCCCTCGACCTCACGCATGACGATCGTGGTTGACACGGCTCCCGAACGCACGGAGTTGTTTGCCAAGCAACTGCGCAAGCTGGTCGAGGTGCTGCGCGCGACCGCCATTGACGGCACGCCCTCAGTGGACCGGGAGCTGGCGTTGATAAAGGTCAATGTCACCTCGGGCACCCGCATGGAGATCATGGAGATCGCCAGCGTGTTCCGGGCCAACATCGTTGACCTGACGGACCGGACCATGACCATTGAGGTCACCGGCCGCACCGAGAAGGTGGATGCGATGCTGACGCTTCTGACCAGGCACGGCATCCGTGAGATGGCCCGCACCGGTCAGGTTACGCTCGTGAGGGGCCCACAGAATACCTGA
- a CDS encoding 3-isopropylmalate dehydratase small subunit, with translation MIFCGTAWKVGDHVDTDAIIPARHLVTTDPEVLARYCFEDLDPTLAARIRPGDILVAGENFGQGSSREHAPIAIKAAGIACVVARSYARIFYRNAFNIGLPLLECPDLHAATESGDRLSVDNATGRIVNETRGTTHTAAPLPEFMRQLIAAGGIIEYVRRQVSGRKVGT, from the coding sequence ATGATCTTTTGCGGCACGGCATGGAAGGTCGGCGACCACGTGGACACCGACGCAATAATCCCGGCGCGCCATCTTGTGACCACCGATCCCGAGGTGCTGGCCCGGTACTGCTTCGAAGACCTGGACCCCACCCTGGCGGCGAGGATCCGGCCCGGCGACATCCTGGTCGCCGGGGAGAACTTCGGCCAGGGCTCTTCGCGCGAGCACGCGCCGATCGCGATCAAGGCGGCAGGGATAGCCTGCGTCGTTGCCCGGTCGTACGCGCGCATCTTCTACCGCAATGCCTTCAACATCGGCCTGCCGCTGCTGGAGTGCCCGGACCTGCACGCCGCGACCGAGAGCGGGGACCGTCTCAGCGTGGATAACGCGACCGGGCGGATCGTCAACGAGACGCGCGGCACCACACACACCGCGGCGCCCCTGCCGGAGTTCATGCGGCAGTTGATCGCCGCGGGCGGCATCATCGAGTACGTGCGCCGGCAGGTGTCG
- a CDS encoding 3-isopropylmalate dehydratase large subunit, translated as MGMTLTEKILAAHAGVERVRPGDLIDARVDFCFANDITGPLAFREFERIGLPAVFDRERVALVPDHYAPSKDIASAEQCKTMREFAHKYDIAHYYEVGRAGVGHVMLAEMGLVLPGEVFVGADSHTCTHGALGAFSTGVGSSDLAAVMATGRLWFRVPETLRFVFRGRPAPWVTGKDLVLHVIGDIGVDGARYCAMEFAGEALGHLTMGERFSITNMAIEAGAKNGIMEPDAAVLDWVAPRARRPFAPVFADSDAEYAAVREYDTSQMEPVVAVPSSPGIVVPVGFAAGVPVDQCFIGTCTNGRIEDLRVAARILAGRVVHPRTRLLVIPATPAIYRQAMEEGLIRVFLDAGAVVGAPTCGPCLGGHMGVLASGEVCVSTSSRNFVGRMGHRDSRVYLSGPAVAAATAVMGRLAHPDEVLS; from the coding sequence ATGGGCATGACCCTTACCGAGAAGATCCTGGCAGCCCATGCAGGGGTGGAGCGCGTCCGTCCCGGAGACCTGATAGATGCCCGCGTGGACTTCTGCTTCGCCAACGACATCACCGGGCCGCTGGCGTTCCGCGAGTTCGAGCGCATCGGCCTGCCCGCGGTCTTCGATAGGGAGCGGGTGGCGCTCGTCCCCGATCACTACGCGCCCAGCAAGGACATCGCTTCTGCCGAGCAGTGCAAGACCATGCGCGAGTTCGCGCACAAGTACGACATCGCCCACTACTACGAGGTCGGCCGCGCGGGCGTCGGACACGTGATGCTGGCCGAGATGGGGCTAGTGCTGCCGGGCGAGGTCTTCGTCGGAGCCGACTCGCACACTTGCACGCACGGCGCGCTAGGTGCTTTCTCGACCGGGGTGGGTTCGTCGGATCTGGCGGCGGTCATGGCCACCGGCCGGCTCTGGTTCCGGGTGCCGGAGACACTGCGGTTCGTGTTCCGTGGCCGGCCCGCGCCGTGGGTAACCGGCAAGGACCTGGTGCTGCACGTCATCGGCGACATCGGCGTGGACGGCGCGCGCTACTGCGCCATGGAGTTCGCCGGTGAGGCCCTCGGGCACCTAACCATGGGCGAGCGGTTCAGCATCACCAACATGGCCATCGAGGCAGGTGCGAAGAACGGTATCATGGAGCCGGACGCGGCCGTCCTCGATTGGGTTGCCCCGCGCGCGCGGCGGCCGTTTGCGCCCGTTTTCGCCGACTCCGACGCAGAGTACGCCGCGGTGCGCGAGTACGACACCAGCCAGATGGAGCCCGTGGTAGCGGTCCCGTCGTCGCCCGGGATAGTGGTGCCGGTGGGCTTTGCCGCCGGCGTGCCGGTGGATCAGTGCTTCATCGGCACCTGCACCAACGGCCGGATCGAGGATCTGCGCGTGGCGGCCCGGATTCTGGCAGGGCGCGTAGTGCATCCCCGGACCCGGCTGCTGGTAATCCCGGCGACGCCGGCCATCTACCGCCAGGCGATGGAGGAGGGTCTGATTCGGGTCTTTCTGGACGCCGGCGCGGTGGTCGGCGCGCCCACCTGCGGCCCGTGCCTCGGCGGTCACATGGGCGTGTTGGCCTCGGGCGAGGTGTGCGTCAGCACCTCGTCGCGCAACTTCGTCGGCCGCATGGGACACCGGGACAGCAGGGTCTATCTCTCGGGCCCGGCGGTGGCCGCGGCCACCGCGGTGATGGGCCGGTTGGCACATCCGGACGAGGTGCTCTCATGA
- a CDS encoding 2-isopropylmalate synthase translates to MDDVVRIFDTTLRDGEQSPGFSMTPAEKLELARQLEALRVDVIEAGFPVASPGDSDAVRTVAGEVRGCTVAALARANPRDVEAAVEALRRAARPRVHVFIATSPIHMAHKLRLTPDEVVEAATGAVRLARRFTDDVEFSAEDASRSEVDFLCRVFDAVIRAGATVINVPDTVGYTTPHEYAALIKALREQVANSDRVTWSVHCHDDLGLAVANSLAAVAAGARQVECTINGIGERAGNAALEEIVMALRTRRDAYGAHTCIDTTRLYRTSRLLTAVTGVAVQPNKAVVGENAFAHEAGIHQHGVLVNRTTYEIMRPEDVGLPKNRLVLGKHSGRHAFRKALEDQGVRLDEPTLGRTFARFKDLADRKKQVAIEDILALVDEEVRAAPARYTLQSFHVITGTGVPPAATVTLNSDGGSTTASASGDGPVDALCAAVAAMTGLQAQLVGYGIRAVTGGTDALGEVTARVREGETMVVGRASSTDVLEGSVRAYLDAVNRLLAARDAARAGDPAWA, encoded by the coding sequence ATGGACGACGTTGTTCGCATCTTCGACACCACGCTGCGTGACGGCGAGCAGTCGCCGGGCTTCTCCATGACGCCGGCCGAGAAGCTGGAGCTGGCCCGGCAGTTGGAGGCACTGCGCGTAGACGTCATCGAGGCAGGATTCCCGGTGGCGTCGCCCGGCGACTCGGACGCCGTTCGAACCGTGGCCGGGGAGGTGCGTGGCTGCACCGTCGCCGCTTTGGCCCGCGCCAATCCTCGGGACGTGGAAGCGGCGGTTGAGGCGCTGCGCCGGGCGGCCAGGCCGCGGGTTCACGTCTTCATCGCCACCTCGCCCATCCACATGGCGCACAAGTTGCGGCTGACGCCCGACGAGGTCGTCGAGGCCGCCACAGGTGCGGTGCGGCTGGCGCGGCGCTTCACCGACGACGTCGAGTTTTCGGCCGAGGATGCCAGCCGCTCCGAGGTCGATTTTCTGTGCCGTGTCTTCGACGCGGTCATCCGGGCCGGGGCCACGGTGATCAACGTTCCGGACACCGTCGGGTACACCACCCCCCACGAGTACGCCGCGCTGATCAAGGCGCTGCGGGAGCAGGTGGCGAACAGCGACCGCGTCACCTGGAGTGTTCACTGTCACGACGACCTGGGTCTGGCGGTTGCCAACTCGCTGGCCGCGGTGGCCGCGGGCGCCCGGCAGGTCGAGTGCACGATCAACGGAATCGGCGAGCGCGCGGGCAACGCCGCCCTGGAGGAGATCGTCATGGCGCTGCGCACCCGGCGCGACGCCTACGGCGCCCACACCTGCATTGACACCACCCGGTTGTACCGCACGAGCCGCCTGCTGACCGCCGTCACCGGCGTGGCGGTGCAACCCAACAAGGCCGTCGTGGGAGAGAACGCCTTTGCCCACGAGGCAGGCATCCACCAGCACGGCGTGCTGGTCAACCGGACGACATACGAGATCATGCGCCCCGAGGACGTCGGGCTGCCGAAGAACCGGTTGGTGTTGGGCAAGCACTCGGGCCGTCATGCCTTCCGCAAGGCGCTGGAGGATCAGGGGGTGCGGCTCGACGAGCCCACCCTGGGTCGCACGTTCGCGCGCTTCAAGGATCTGGCCGACAGGAAGAAGCAGGTGGCAATCGAGGACATCCTTGCCCTGGTTGACGAAGAGGTCCGCGCCGCGCCGGCTCGTTACACCCTGCAGTCGTTTCACGTGATCACGGGAACCGGCGTGCCGCCGGCCGCCACGGTAACGCTCAACAGCGACGGCGGCTCCACGACCGCGTCGGCCTCGGGCGATGGTCCTGTAGACGCACTGTGCGCCGCGGTGGCAGCCATGACCGGGTTGCAGGCGCAGCTTGTGGGCTACGGAATCCGGGCCGTGACCGGGGGTACGGACGCGCTGGGAGAAGTGACCGCGCGCGTTCGGGAAGGCGAGACTATGGTAGTGGGCCGGGCAAGCAGCACCGACGTGCTGGAGGGAAGCGTGCGGGCATACCTGGATGCCGTGAACCGGCTTCTGGCGGCCCGCGACGCGGCGCGTGCAGGTGATCCGGCATGGGCATGA